One genomic segment of Catalinimonas alkaloidigena includes these proteins:
- a CDS encoding ABC transporter permease, with amino-acid sequence MFKNYFLVTIRNLLKNRVYSFINVAGLSIGICCSILILLWVFDETSYDSFIPKSDRLYQLMVNAEFDGKVNSWNSVPLPTYQAMKDADVNIKNAVVTNWGGEHLLNVDENPIMKEGYYVGEEFLEMFEFPLLYGDAASVLDDASAIVITESTAKALFGDEDPINQIIRVDDKSDLKVSGILKDVPSNSSFEFDFLIPYSQWRQASPWVVENEDNWGNYSFQVFLELNDPANEEAVESSIKNILIEHGEEDLKPELFLHPMLRWRLHSEFENGLEKGGMIDYVNLFTIIAVFILIIACINFMNLATARSERRAREVGIRKSVGSRRIDLMGQFLGESIFISLMAFVIAILLAQLLLPLYNDLVEKELAINYTSGLFWLCSMSIILLTGLIAGSYPAFYLSSFQPVKVLKGKVKVGKKASTPRKVLVTLQFGFSILLIIGTIVIYEQIQLVKGRQLGYDQTNLITVDFTEEIGKNYDVLKQELLQSGAVEAVTRSNSSITQINSNNFVGWPGKPEDQRVIFTTIATEYDYAETMGIKVLMGRDFSRDFVSDTSAIVINKAALEIMGLEEPIGTQLDLWGDKRTLIGVVDDVMMGSPYQEVKPMFMILDPDWTNAVSIRLTKGRALEASLAEVKDIFSQYNAAYPFEYTFVDEEFQKKFTTINLTSKLANLFAILTIIITGLGLFGLASYTAEQRTKEIGIRKVLGASVLSIVSIMSKDFSRLVIISFLVSAPIAWWLLNMYLERYPIRTEVAWWIFPITGLFALTFALIVVTTQSLKAAQANPVNSLRSE; translated from the coding sequence ATGTTCAAGAACTATTTCCTCGTTACCATTCGTAACCTGCTGAAGAATCGTGTGTATTCTTTCATCAATGTTGCAGGACTTTCCATCGGTATCTGCTGTAGCATTCTGATACTGCTGTGGGTGTTTGATGAGACTTCTTACGATAGTTTTATTCCTAAATCAGATCGCTTGTATCAGCTGATGGTCAATGCGGAGTTTGATGGAAAGGTCAATTCATGGAATTCTGTGCCTTTGCCTACGTATCAGGCAATGAAAGATGCGGATGTGAACATCAAAAACGCAGTGGTAACGAATTGGGGTGGTGAACACCTGCTTAACGTGGATGAAAACCCCATCATGAAGGAGGGCTATTATGTGGGTGAGGAATTTCTGGAGATGTTTGAGTTTCCATTACTCTATGGTGATGCGGCTAGCGTGTTGGATGATGCCAGCGCTATCGTGATCACAGAGTCAACAGCTAAAGCGTTGTTTGGCGATGAAGATCCTATCAACCAGATTATCAGGGTAGATGACAAAAGTGACCTCAAGGTGAGCGGTATCCTGAAGGATGTGCCCAGCAATTCTTCTTTTGAGTTTGACTTCCTTATCCCTTACTCCCAATGGCGGCAGGCAAGTCCCTGGGTAGTAGAGAACGAAGATAACTGGGGCAATTATTCCTTTCAGGTATTTCTGGAGTTGAATGATCCTGCGAATGAAGAAGCGGTAGAGAGTAGCATCAAAAATATACTAATTGAGCATGGAGAGGAGGACCTTAAACCTGAGCTGTTCTTGCATCCTATGCTGCGCTGGCGCCTGCATTCCGAATTTGAGAACGGGCTAGAAAAAGGAGGCATGATAGATTACGTCAACCTTTTTACCATCATCGCTGTGTTTATTCTGATCATTGCCTGTATCAACTTTATGAACCTTGCGACTGCCCGCTCGGAGCGTAGAGCCAGAGAGGTAGGCATACGCAAGAGCGTTGGTTCCCGCCGGATTGACCTCATGGGGCAATTTTTAGGTGAGTCGATATTTATCAGTCTTATGGCTTTCGTGATTGCTATCCTGTTAGCGCAACTGCTGTTACCGCTTTATAACGATTTAGTAGAAAAAGAGCTGGCCATCAATTATACTTCCGGTCTGTTCTGGTTATGCTCCATGAGCATAATATTGCTTACCGGGCTGATTGCCGGAAGCTACCCGGCTTTTTATCTTTCTTCCTTCCAGCCGGTGAAGGTACTCAAGGGTAAAGTGAAAGTCGGCAAAAAAGCCAGCACGCCCCGAAAAGTACTGGTGACCTTACAGTTTGGCTTTTCCATCCTGCTTATCATCGGTACGATTGTGATCTACGAGCAGATTCAACTGGTAAAAGGAAGACAGTTGGGCTATGATCAGACAAACCTGATTACAGTAGATTTTACTGAAGAGATAGGCAAAAACTATGATGTGCTCAAGCAGGAACTCTTGCAAAGTGGTGCCGTGGAAGCTGTAACCCGCTCAAACAGTTCTATTACGCAGATCAATTCCAATAATTTTGTAGGCTGGCCAGGTAAGCCGGAAGACCAGCGCGTGATCTTTACGACAATCGCTACAGAATACGATTATGCCGAGACGATGGGTATCAAGGTGCTGATGGGGCGAGACTTCTCCCGAGATTTTGTTAGCGACACTTCGGCTATTGTCATCAATAAGGCAGCACTGGAAATTATGGGGCTGGAGGAGCCTATTGGTACCCAACTGGATTTGTGGGGCGATAAGCGTACCCTGATTGGTGTGGTAGACGATGTGATGATGGGTTCTCCCTATCAGGAAGTCAAGCCTATGTTCATGATCCTGGACCCTGACTGGACGAATGCAGTAAGCATCCGCCTGACTAAGGGCAGAGCGCTGGAAGCTTCGCTGGCTGAGGTAAAAGATATTTTCAGCCAGTATAATGCTGCCTATCCTTTTGAATATACCTTTGTAGACGAAGAGTTTCAGAAGAAGTTTACGACCATTAACCTGACCAGCAAACTGGCGAATCTTTTTGCCATACTGACGATTATCATCACTGGCTTGGGCTTATTTGGTTTGGCATCCTACACTGCGGAACAGCGTACCAAAGAAATTGGCATACGCAAGGTTCTGGGCGCCTCAGTACTGAGCATCGTGTCTATCATGTCCAAAGACTTTTCCCGGCTGGTGATTATCTCCTTTCTGGTCTCTGCACCTATCGCCTGGTGGCTGCTGAATATGTACCTGGAACGCTACCCTATCCGAACGGAAGTAGCCTGGTGGATTTTTCCAATCACTGGACTTTTTGCCCTGACCTTTGCGCTAATCGTGGTGACCACACAATCGCTGAAGGCAGCACAGGCTAATCCGGTGAATTCATTACGGAGTGAGTGA
- a CDS encoding helix-turn-helix domain-containing protein encodes MRQPDLGRKIADLRKAKGLTQEELVEMCNISVRTIQRIESGEVTPRSYTLKTILLALGADLDKIAEQEEEDVKTLSLKSFLLRDLDLSQPSGFLMKQLNIAWIFGVAYFILGIPESIVEYYRFTDGEMIVGSTLYVSIKIFVLIAYVFFMRGFVILAGLFSNYLLKVISIILIGLNTLILGYDIVSIFYAPLQRELVLFGAIITLGGIGIVYGLALFRLQKSLGTIASVAGVFEIIAALLFLTVFLSPLGLMALLPAELAEIILIFKAVELMKAKEVRSSLA; translated from the coding sequence ATGAGGCAACCAGATTTAGGTAGAAAAATAGCAGATCTAAGAAAGGCAAAAGGGCTTACGCAGGAAGAACTGGTAGAAATGTGTAACATAAGTGTACGGACCATACAGCGAATAGAATCCGGCGAGGTAACGCCCAGAAGCTATACCCTAAAAACCATACTGCTAGCCCTGGGTGCCGATCTGGATAAAATAGCGGAGCAGGAAGAAGAGGATGTGAAGACATTGTCCCTGAAGAGTTTTTTATTAAGAGACTTGGACCTCAGCCAGCCCTCCGGCTTTCTGATGAAGCAGCTAAACATAGCCTGGATATTTGGTGTCGCTTACTTTATTCTGGGGATACCAGAAAGCATCGTTGAATACTATCGCTTTACTGATGGAGAGATGATTGTAGGCAGTACCCTATATGTCAGCATCAAAATATTTGTGCTTATCGCCTATGTGTTCTTTATGCGTGGGTTTGTGATTCTTGCTGGGTTGTTCAGTAATTATCTGCTCAAAGTAATATCGATTATTCTGATAGGACTCAACACCCTTATCCTGGGGTACGACATTGTCTCTATCTTTTATGCCCCTCTTCAACGTGAACTGGTACTATTCGGAGCCATAATTACTTTGGGGGGAATAGGCATTGTGTATGGTCTCGCGCTGTTCAGGCTTCAAAAGTCTTTAGGTACCATTGCTTCTGTAGCCGGTGTTTTTGAAATCATCGCAGCTTTACTTTTTCTGACGGTATTCTTATCCCCTTTAGGACTGATGGCTTTACTACCGGCAGAACTGGCAGAAATCATTCTTATTTTCAAAGCGGTAGAACTGATGAAGGCAAAAGAAGTGAGGAGTAGCCTGGCCTAA
- a CDS encoding tetratricopeptide repeat protein: MNLSEHHIRSLLAPLYQEACFDQEIEMIVLAEMLEYLAAQFRQCEPHSVWDVSHLDRNKYDRPEYIKYLVKLQHEYFLALATVTADQVTRLCKEGDMEQAYDLWWKEFVEALVHWDGYVYGHLCETPFGFTGHQPEIERYRKLNFNILDGRWLAAGIEYLELAQNEKLTLKERSSFFVYLGQIELYHPLPDYEGALAYFNQARELHNSADVQSAIGEYHLKQKDYDKAREHFLQAIEKEPENLNTYLLMGDSYRDESKYETAEQWYDDALHMNFLNSGSYRRKLILYGYANRIEEKKEKVKALIDHLQIILVEQHSYENIVYNCYRDIGFAYSLSREYESSARYYRNAIQSKPDLSLAHIDIGYILTYDTKYEEAEQHFHKAFGVGEEIFESYWGIAYLYEQTGQWEKAIESYLKCLKLRDSSPDVIYHLLGINYEKMDTPDDAQTYYQKALNCKPTESKYYNSLRKLLEKQKKDSELKALLTFSIRNSPKDPLLHNDLGLFYLKQKKLEQAVACFSQSISLNPEEPVYFENKGLTYERMEDAANAEKMYRKALELRPNESKYFNALRVILEKQKKDKELHELLTTSIRDSPDNPFRHNDLGLFYLKQGEYEQAAECFSRSLALNPGEPVYHENIGVAYERMGDYENAEQMYRKALEIENTKGTYYNRLGVFYHNIGKGEKAVANYQEAVQREPENVLYYNNLGLAYNALQRWEDAERTFRKASQIDENNAISLSGLGLSLIWQKKWKEAKQSLQKSLKSDPNNINTYNYLGYVFENEVAHEEALSLYLKGLEINPEDEALNNRAGIANYVMGKHAEAIRFYKNAISLNPKNAVYYDNLGLAYDGLKDYKSADEAYSKSRALKNTDGL, encoded by the coding sequence ATGAATCTTAGCGAACATCATATTCGTTCTCTGCTTGCTCCTTTGTACCAGGAGGCCTGTTTTGATCAGGAAATAGAGATGATTGTGCTGGCAGAGATGCTGGAGTATCTGGCTGCCCAGTTCAGGCAATGCGAGCCTCACTCAGTATGGGATGTATCACATCTGGACAGGAATAAGTATGACCGGCCCGAGTATATCAAATATCTGGTAAAGCTTCAGCATGAATATTTTCTTGCCCTGGCCACTGTTACGGCAGATCAGGTCACGCGATTGTGTAAGGAAGGCGATATGGAGCAGGCCTACGATTTATGGTGGAAAGAGTTTGTAGAGGCGCTCGTGCACTGGGATGGCTACGTATACGGACATCTGTGTGAAACTCCTTTTGGGTTTACCGGGCATCAGCCGGAAATAGAGCGATACCGTAAGCTAAACTTTAACATCCTGGATGGCCGCTGGCTGGCCGCTGGTATTGAATATCTGGAGCTGGCTCAAAATGAAAAGTTAACGCTGAAAGAACGAAGCAGTTTCTTTGTTTATCTGGGACAGATTGAGCTGTATCACCCCCTGCCGGATTATGAGGGCGCCCTGGCTTACTTTAATCAGGCCAGGGAGTTGCATAATAGCGCAGATGTTCAAAGTGCTATTGGAGAATATCATTTAAAACAGAAGGACTACGACAAAGCCAGGGAGCACTTTCTGCAGGCGATAGAGAAGGAGCCCGAGAACCTGAACACTTACCTGCTCATGGGAGATAGCTATCGTGATGAATCTAAATATGAGACCGCTGAGCAATGGTACGATGACGCGCTGCACATGAATTTCCTGAATAGCGGGAGCTATCGCCGCAAACTGATACTTTACGGTTACGCCAACCGGATAGAGGAGAAAAAGGAAAAAGTCAAAGCATTGATTGACCACCTGCAGATCATCCTGGTAGAGCAACATTCTTATGAAAATATCGTCTACAACTGCTATCGTGACATAGGCTTTGCTTACTCCCTGTCAAGAGAGTACGAAAGCTCTGCCCGGTACTACAGGAATGCTATCCAAAGCAAACCGGACCTGAGCCTGGCACATATTGATATCGGCTATATTCTGACTTATGATACAAAATACGAAGAAGCCGAACAGCACTTCCATAAGGCGTTTGGGGTAGGAGAGGAGATTTTTGAAAGCTACTGGGGCATCGCTTATCTGTACGAACAGACCGGGCAGTGGGAAAAAGCCATTGAAAGCTATCTTAAGTGCCTGAAACTGCGTGACAGCAGTCCGGATGTGATATACCATTTGCTTGGTATTAACTACGAAAAAATGGATACCCCCGATGATGCCCAAACCTACTACCAGAAAGCCCTGAACTGCAAGCCTACCGAGTCCAAGTATTATAATTCCCTCAGAAAGCTTTTGGAAAAGCAGAAGAAAGATAGTGAACTGAAAGCATTGTTGACCTTTAGTATTCGCAACTCCCCCAAAGATCCTTTGTTACATAATGATTTGGGGCTGTTTTATCTAAAGCAAAAAAAGTTGGAGCAGGCTGTGGCATGCTTTTCCCAATCCATAAGCCTGAATCCCGAAGAGCCGGTATATTTTGAGAATAAGGGGCTGACCTACGAAAGAATGGAGGATGCTGCAAATGCAGAAAAAATGTATCGTAAGGCACTGGAGCTGAGACCGAATGAGTCTAAGTACTTTAACGCACTGAGGGTAATTTTGGAAAAGCAAAAGAAAGACAAAGAACTACATGAATTATTGACGACCAGTATTCGGGACTCTCCTGATAATCCATTTCGCCACAATGATTTGGGATTGTTTTATCTAAAACAAGGAGAGTACGAGCAGGCTGCCGAATGTTTTTCCAGATCCTTGGCATTAAATCCTGGAGAACCTGTCTACCATGAGAACATTGGAGTGGCTTACGAAAGAATGGGTGACTATGAAAATGCCGAGCAGATGTATCGTAAGGCGCTGGAAATAGAAAATACCAAAGGAACTTACTACAATCGTCTGGGAGTGTTTTACCATAATATCGGCAAAGGAGAGAAAGCTGTAGCTAACTATCAGGAAGCCGTTCAGCGCGAACCTGAAAATGTGTTGTATTACAACAATCTAGGCCTGGCTTATAATGCTTTGCAAAGATGGGAAGATGCGGAGCGGACATTCAGGAAAGCTTCGCAAATAGATGAAAATAACGCAATCTCACTTTCCGGCCTTGGCCTGTCACTGATATGGCAAAAAAAATGGAAAGAGGCCAAACAATCATTACAGAAATCCCTGAAGTCAGACCCTAACAATATCAACACCTATAATTATCTGGGCTATGTCTTTGAAAATGAGGTGGCGCATGAAGAAGCATTATCGCTATATCTGAAAGGGTTGGAGATTAACCCTGAAGATGAGGCGCTCAACAACCGGGCAGGCATCGCAAATTATGTCATGGGCAAACATGCTGAAGCAATTCGTTTCTATAAAAATGCCATTTCCTTGAACCCTAAAAACGCTGTGTATTATGACAATTTAGGCCTGGCATATGATGGCCTGAAGGACTATAAATCTGCCGATGAAGCCTATTCAAAATCAAGAGCGCTAAAAAATACAGATGGCCTGTAA